The Mycobacterium paragordonae genome includes a region encoding these proteins:
- a CDS encoding tyrosine-type recombinase/integrase, whose amino-acid sequence MAKIEAYQTKSGKRWRVRYRTPDRRQTDKRGFTTKRDAERFASTVEVTKLRGEYVAPSLGRVTVGELGPGWLARQKGHMKPSGYRSYESAWRVHVKPQWAHVRVCDVVHTEVQAWVAELSDQLSASMVVAIYSVLARILDDAVRDRLIVANAARGVKLPARTRRQNIYLSAAQLRALAMEAGRYGSLVLLLGTAGLRWGEAAALRPADIDFLRRRVVLHRNAVTVGRRTHVGTLKSGHSRTVALAPFVVDELAVTCEGKGRDDLIWPARDGGYLGPPASNKSWLSGAVDRCRVADETFPQITAHALRHTAASLAISSGANAKVVQRMLGHASAAMTLDVYADLFDDDLSGVAQKLDENVGKMWARRPNTSV is encoded by the coding sequence ATGGCGAAAATTGAGGCTTATCAAACGAAGTCAGGCAAACGCTGGCGGGTGCGCTACCGCACGCCGGACCGCCGTCAGACCGATAAGCGCGGCTTCACCACCAAGCGCGACGCCGAGCGGTTCGCGAGCACTGTCGAAGTGACCAAGCTGCGCGGCGAGTACGTCGCGCCATCGCTGGGCCGCGTCACGGTGGGGGAGTTGGGACCGGGCTGGCTGGCCCGCCAGAAAGGGCACATGAAGCCCAGCGGGTACCGGTCGTATGAATCGGCCTGGCGCGTGCACGTCAAGCCGCAGTGGGCTCACGTGCGAGTCTGCGACGTCGTGCACACCGAGGTCCAAGCTTGGGTGGCCGAGCTGTCCGATCAGCTCTCGGCGTCGATGGTCGTCGCGATCTACTCGGTGCTGGCCCGCATCCTTGACGACGCGGTGCGCGATCGTTTGATCGTCGCCAACGCGGCGCGTGGCGTGAAGCTCCCGGCCCGTACCCGCCGTCAGAACATCTACCTCAGCGCCGCCCAGCTGCGCGCTCTGGCAATGGAAGCGGGGCGTTACGGATCGTTGGTGCTGCTGCTCGGCACGGCCGGTCTGCGTTGGGGTGAGGCTGCCGCACTGCGGCCTGCCGATATCGACTTTCTGCGGCGGCGCGTCGTGCTGCACCGCAACGCGGTCACGGTCGGCCGCCGCACGCATGTGGGCACGCTCAAGTCGGGCCACAGCCGCACGGTGGCGCTCGCGCCGTTCGTGGTCGACGAGCTGGCCGTGACGTGCGAAGGCAAGGGGCGTGATGACTTGATCTGGCCAGCCCGTGACGGTGGATACCTCGGGCCGCCCGCGTCGAACAAGTCGTGGCTGTCCGGTGCCGTCGATCGCTGCCGGGTCGCTGACGAGACGTTCCCGCAGATCACCGCGCACGCTCTGAGGCATACAGCCGCGTCCCTAGCAATCTCTTCCGGTGCGAACGCCAAGGTAGTCCAGCGAATGCTTGGGCACGCCTCGGCGGCTATGACGCTGGACGTGTACGCCGATCTTTTCGACGACGACTTGAGTGGAGTTGCGCAGAAGTTAGATGAAAATGTGGGCAAAATGTGGGCACGGCGGCCAAATACCAGCGTCTGA
- a CDS encoding ANTAR domain-containing response regulator: MTGPTPDADATPPPRRVLIAEDEALIRMDLAEMLREEGYDIVGEAGDGQEAVELAERHKPDLVIMDVKMPRRDGIDAAAEIASKRIAPIVVLTAFSQRDLVERARDAGAMAYLVKPFTASDLVPAIELAVSRFSELSALEREVETLSDRLETRKLVERAKGLLQVKQGMTEPEAFKWIQRAAMDRRTSMKRVAEVVLETLDTPKE, encoded by the coding sequence ATGACCGGCCCCACCCCCGACGCCGACGCCACTCCGCCGCCCCGCCGGGTCCTCATCGCGGAAGACGAAGCGCTCATCCGCATGGACCTGGCTGAGATGCTGCGAGAGGAGGGGTACGACATCGTCGGCGAGGCCGGCGATGGCCAGGAAGCTGTCGAACTGGCCGAGCGGCACAAGCCCGATCTGGTGATCATGGACGTGAAGATGCCCCGGCGTGATGGCATCGACGCGGCGGCTGAAATTGCCAGTAAGCGCATCGCGCCGATCGTGGTGCTGACCGCGTTCAGCCAGCGCGATCTCGTCGAGCGGGCCCGCGACGCGGGCGCGATGGCCTATCTGGTCAAGCCGTTCACGGCAAGCGACCTCGTTCCGGCGATCGAATTGGCGGTCAGCCGGTTCAGTGAGCTGAGTGCGCTGGAACGGGAAGTGGAGACGCTTTCGGACCGGCTGGAGACACGCAAGCTCGTCGAGCGGGCCAAGGGCCTGCTGCAGGTCAAGCAGGGCATGACCGAGCCGGAAGCCTTCAAGTGGATACAGCGGGCTGCGATGGATCGGCGAACGTCGATGAAGCGCGTCGCCGAGGTCGTGCTGGAAACCCTCGACACTCCGAAGGAGTAG
- a CDS encoding lipid-transfer protein, whose product MSPEPLYILGAGMHPWGKWGRDFTEYGVVAARAALAEAGLDWRQIQLVAGADTIRNGYPGFIAGSTFAQKLGWNGVPVSSSYAACASGSQALQSARAHILAGFCDVALVIGADTTPKGAFAPVGGERKNDPDWQRFHLIGAMNPVYFALLARRRMDLYGATSEDFAQVKVKNSQHGLQNPNARYRKESSVEDVLASPVVSDPLRQLDICATSDGAAALIVASADFARKHLGSLEGVPSVRAVSTVTPQYPQHLPELPDIATDSTAVVPAPERVFKDQILDAAYAEAGIGPEDVSMAEVYDLSTALELDWYEHLGLCPKGEAEALLRSGATALGGRVPVNPSGGLACFGEAIPAQAIAQVCELTWQLRGQATGRQVEGARVGVTANQGLFGHGSSVIVAR is encoded by the coding sequence ATGAGTCCCGAACCGCTGTACATCCTGGGCGCGGGCATGCACCCGTGGGGCAAGTGGGGCCGCGACTTCACCGAATACGGCGTGGTGGCCGCCCGTGCGGCGCTCGCCGAAGCCGGGTTGGACTGGCGCCAGATCCAATTGGTCGCCGGAGCCGACACGATTCGGAACGGCTACCCAGGATTTATTGCCGGGTCGACGTTCGCGCAGAAGCTCGGCTGGAACGGGGTGCCGGTCAGCTCCAGCTACGCCGCGTGCGCCAGCGGCTCGCAGGCGCTGCAGAGTGCCCGTGCGCACATCCTGGCCGGCTTCTGCGACGTCGCGCTGGTCATCGGCGCGGACACCACCCCCAAAGGGGCCTTCGCCCCCGTCGGCGGGGAGCGCAAGAACGACCCGGACTGGCAGCGCTTCCACCTGATCGGCGCAATGAACCCGGTGTACTTCGCGTTGCTGGCGCGGCGCCGGATGGACCTCTACGGGGCCACCTCCGAGGATTTCGCTCAGGTCAAGGTCAAGAACTCGCAGCACGGCCTGCAGAACCCAAATGCCCGCTACCGCAAGGAATCCTCGGTCGAGGACGTGCTGGCCAGCCCAGTGGTCTCCGACCCGTTGCGCCAGCTCGATATCTGCGCCACCTCCGACGGCGCGGCGGCGCTGATTGTGGCCAGCGCGGACTTCGCCCGCAAGCATCTCGGCTCGCTCGAAGGTGTGCCGTCGGTGCGCGCGGTCAGCACGGTGACCCCGCAGTATCCGCAGCACCTACCCGAATTGCCCGATATCGCAACGGATTCCACCGCAGTGGTACCCGCACCCGAGCGGGTGTTCAAGGACCAGATCCTCGATGCCGCCTACGCCGAGGCCGGCATCGGCCCCGAGGACGTGAGCATGGCTGAGGTGTACGACCTGTCCACCGCGTTAGAGCTGGACTGGTACGAGCATCTTGGCTTGTGCCCCAAGGGCGAGGCCGAGGCGCTATTGCGTTCTGGCGCAACCGCTTTGGGGGGCCGCGTCCCGGTCAACCCGTCGGGCGGGCTGGCCTGCTTCGGCGAGGCGATTCCGGCCCAGGCGATCGCTCAGGTCTGCGAGTTGACCTGGCAACTGCGTGGTCAGGCGACGGGCCGGCAGGTGGAGGGTGCGCGCGTCGGCGTCACCGCCAACCAGGGGCTGTTCGGGCACGGGTCGTCGGTGATCGTCGCCCGCTAG
- a CDS encoding Zn-ribbon domain-containing OB-fold protein, whose protein sequence is MPEVTSQEPAIDGWFATDDAGHPHLIGSKCPACGTYVFPPRENNCPNPGCDSDSLESVPLSRRGKLWSYTENRYPPPAPYPAADPFEPFAIAAVELADEGIIVLGKVIEGTLAADLKVGMEMELATMTLYSDNDGVERIVHAWKVAS, encoded by the coding sequence GTGCCAGAGGTCACCAGCCAAGAACCGGCCATCGACGGGTGGTTCGCCACCGATGACGCCGGACATCCCCATCTGATCGGCAGCAAGTGCCCCGCATGCGGAACCTATGTCTTTCCCCCGCGCGAGAACAACTGCCCCAACCCGGGCTGCGACAGCGACTCGCTGGAGTCGGTCCCGCTGTCGCGGCGCGGGAAGCTGTGGAGCTACACCGAGAACCGCTACCCTCCCCCGGCGCCCTACCCCGCCGCGGACCCGTTCGAACCGTTCGCCATCGCCGCCGTCGAACTCGCCGACGAGGGAATCATCGTGCTGGGCAAGGTAATTGAGGGCACGCTCGCCGCGGATTTGAAGGTCGGCATGGAGATGGAATTGGCCACCATGACGCTGTATAGCGACAACGACGGCGTAGAACGCATCGTGCACGCGTGGAAGGTGGCCTCATGA
- a CDS encoding putative quinol monooxygenase has translation MVIVAGFIVVDPLSRDNYLANCSEVIRLARHTAGCLDFAISADPVDAGRVNIVERWESQAAVDAFRASGPSDEQQDAIVSGCVCEYDVTAQRRLL, from the coding sequence ATGGTGATCGTCGCGGGCTTCATCGTCGTCGACCCGCTGAGCCGGGACAACTACCTGGCCAATTGCTCGGAGGTGATCCGGCTGGCCCGTCATACAGCGGGTTGTCTGGATTTCGCGATCAGCGCCGACCCAGTCGATGCGGGCCGCGTCAACATCGTCGAACGGTGGGAGTCGCAGGCCGCCGTCGACGCCTTTCGAGCCAGCGGACCAAGCGACGAGCAACAAGACGCGATAGTTTCCGGCTGCGTCTGCGAGTACGACGTGACCGCCCAGCGGCGGCTGCTGTGA
- the polA gene encoding DNA polymerase I, with amino-acid sequence MLLDGNSLAFRAFYALPAENFKTRGGLTTNAVYGFTAMLINLLRDEAPTHIAAAFDVSRQTFRSERYPEYKANRSSTPDEFHGQIDITKEVLGALGITVLAEAGFEADDIIATLATQAENEGYRVLVVTGDRDSLQLVSEDVTVLYPRKGVSELTRFTPDAVVEKYGLTPRQYPDFAALRGDPSDNLPGIPGVGEKTASKWIIEYGSLQGLVDNVESVRGKVGDALRAHVANVVLNRELTELVKDVPLAQTPDTLRLQPWDRDHIHRLFDDLEFRVLRDRLFDTLAAVEPEVDEGFDVRGGALEPGTVGQWLADHADDGRRSGLTVVGTHLPHGGDATALAIAAADGDGAYIETATLTPEDDAALAAWLADPDRPKALHEAKLAIHDLRGRGWTLDGVTSDTALAAYLVRPGQRSFTLDDLSLRYLRRELRAETAEQQQLSLLDDTDGTDDQAVQTAILRARAVIDLADALDAELARIDSTALLGEMELPVQRVLADMEGVGIAVDLTMLTELQSQFADEIRDAAEAAYAVIGKQINLGSPKQLQVVLFDELGMPKTKRTKTGYTTDADALQSLFDKTGHPFLQHLLTHRDVTRLKVTVDGLLNSVAADGRIHTTFNQTIAATGRLSSTEPNLQNIPIRTDAGRQIRDAFVVGKGEYAELMTADYSQIEMRIMAHLSRDEGLIEAFNTGEDLHSFVASRAFGVPIDEVTGELRRRVKAMSYGLAYGLSAYGLSAQLKISTEEAKEQMDQYFARFGGVRDYLLAVVEQARKDGYTSTVLGRRRYLPELDSSNRQVREAAERAALNAPIQGSAADIIKVAMIEVAKAIKASGLASRMLLQVHDELLFEIAPGERDQLEALVRDKMGGAYPLDVPLEVSVGYGRSWDAAAH; translated from the coding sequence ATGCTGTTGGACGGCAACTCGCTGGCGTTCCGCGCCTTCTACGCGCTGCCCGCGGAGAACTTCAAGACCCGCGGCGGCCTGACCACCAACGCGGTCTACGGCTTCACCGCCATGCTGATCAACCTGCTGCGCGACGAGGCCCCGACGCATATCGCGGCGGCGTTCGACGTATCGCGGCAGACCTTCCGGTCCGAGCGTTATCCCGAGTACAAGGCGAACCGGTCCTCGACTCCCGACGAGTTCCACGGCCAGATCGACATCACCAAAGAGGTGCTCGGCGCCCTGGGTATCACGGTTCTGGCCGAGGCCGGATTCGAGGCCGACGACATCATCGCCACCTTGGCCACCCAGGCCGAGAACGAGGGCTACCGGGTTCTGGTGGTAACCGGCGACCGGGATTCGCTGCAGCTGGTCAGCGAGGACGTCACGGTGCTCTACCCGCGCAAAGGCGTCAGCGAGCTCACCCGCTTCACCCCCGACGCCGTCGTCGAAAAATACGGTCTCACCCCGCGGCAGTACCCGGATTTCGCCGCGTTGCGGGGCGACCCGTCCGACAACCTGCCGGGCATTCCCGGGGTGGGGGAGAAGACGGCCTCGAAGTGGATCATCGAGTACGGGTCGCTGCAGGGGCTGGTCGACAATGTCGAGTCGGTGCGCGGCAAGGTCGGCGACGCATTGCGGGCCCATGTGGCCAACGTCGTCTTGAATCGCGAGCTCACTGAGCTGGTCAAGGACGTGCCGCTGGCACAGACCCCGGACACGCTGCGGTTGCAGCCCTGGGACCGCGACCATATTCACCGGTTGTTTGACGACCTGGAGTTCCGGGTGCTGCGGGACCGGCTGTTCGACACGCTGGCCGCCGTCGAACCCGAAGTCGACGAAGGCTTCGACGTGCGTGGGGGCGCGCTGGAACCCGGCACCGTCGGGCAGTGGCTGGCCGACCACGCCGACGACGGCCGCCGGTCCGGCCTGACCGTGGTGGGCACCCATCTGCCGCACGGCGGGGACGCCACGGCGTTGGCCATCGCCGCCGCCGACGGGGACGGCGCCTACATCGAGACCGCCACCCTGACACCCGAGGACGACGCCGCGCTGGCAGCCTGGCTGGCCGATCCCGACCGGCCCAAGGCGCTGCATGAGGCGAAGCTCGCGATCCACGACCTCCGAGGCCGCGGCTGGACGCTCGATGGAGTCACCTCCGACACCGCATTGGCCGCCTACCTGGTGCGACCCGGCCAGCGCAGCTTCACCCTCGACGACCTTTCGCTGCGCTACCTCAGGCGTGAGTTGCGGGCGGAAACTGCTGAACAACAACAACTTTCACTGCTCGACGACACGGACGGCACCGACGACCAGGCCGTGCAGACCGCGATCCTGCGGGCGCGGGCCGTCATCGACCTGGCTGACGCGCTGGACGCCGAGCTGGCCCGCATCGACTCCACCGCCCTGCTGGGCGAGATGGAGCTTCCGGTGCAGCGGGTGCTGGCGGACATGGAAGGCGTCGGCATCGCGGTCGACCTGACCATGCTCACCGAGCTGCAGAGCCAGTTCGCCGACGAGATCCGCGACGCCGCCGAGGCCGCGTACGCCGTGATCGGCAAGCAGATCAACCTCGGCTCGCCCAAACAGCTGCAGGTGGTGCTGTTCGACGAACTCGGCATGCCCAAGACCAAACGGACCAAGACCGGCTACACCACCGACGCCGACGCCCTGCAGTCGCTGTTCGACAAGACCGGCCATCCGTTCCTGCAGCACCTGCTGACTCACCGCGACGTCACCCGGCTCAAGGTCACCGTGGACGGGTTGCTGAACTCGGTGGCCGCCGACGGGCGCATTCACACGACGTTCAACCAGACGATCGCCGCGACCGGCCGGCTGTCGTCCACCGAGCCCAACCTGCAGAACATCCCGATCCGCACGGACGCGGGGCGGCAGATCCGCGACGCGTTCGTCGTCGGAAAGGGCGAGTACGCCGAGCTGATGACGGCCGACTACAGCCAGATCGAAATGCGGATCATGGCGCACCTGTCGCGCGACGAAGGGCTGATCGAGGCCTTCAACACGGGCGAGGACCTGCACTCCTTCGTCGCCTCGCGGGCCTTCGGGGTGCCGATCGACGAGGTCACCGGCGAACTGCGACGCCGGGTCAAGGCGATGTCCTACGGCCTGGCTTATGGGCTGAGCGCATACGGGCTGTCCGCCCAGCTCAAGATCTCCACCGAAGAGGCCAAGGAGCAGATGGACCAGTACTTCGCCCGGTTCGGCGGAGTGCGTGACTATCTGCTGGCGGTCGTCGAGCAGGCCCGCAAGGACGGTTACACCTCGACGGTGCTGGGTCGGCGGCGCTACCTGCCGGAGCTGGACAGCAGCAACCGCCAGGTACGGGAGGCCGCAGAACGGGCGGCGCTCAACGCGCCGATCCAGGGCAGCGCCGCCGACATCATCAAGGTGGCGATGATCGAGGTCGCAAAGGCGATCAAGGCCAGCGGCCTGGCGTCGCGCATGCTGCTGCAGGTCCACGACGAGCTGCTGTTCGAGATCGCCCCCGGGGAGCGCGACCAGCTCGAGGCGCTGGTCCGCGACAAGATGGGCGGGGCCTATCCGCTGGACGTGCCGCTGGAGGTGTCGGTCGGCTACGGCCGCAGCTGGGACGCCGCCGCGCATTAA
- a CDS encoding lysophospholipid acyltransferase family protein: MSEVAERRPLLRYPLMVASKAFALLPAPVADAFLAVVARFVYWRGRAQHLNVLQDFRDNVDPTAQFSTRTWQPVRAMYRALVRNANDAIWFLAAPHAAARRRFHIADPSPIHAALDAGRPAGVGAIVAFPHLGSYAALPIVLALNGLPTTVVANRQRALMQWVITRGAQKAGLELIVVERTAGVSITSAMADAIKRGRIVAIAGDYFRAREGAREGTSTGIQVDLAGIKRPIGPGPALLALRTGALIVPGAVFQHKHQREPVFGQPIPAEVPLGGDDQNVRDAVQETSQRVADAIAVFIEREPQQWLMPGGLVSDSIGRRR; the protein is encoded by the coding sequence ATGTCGGAGGTCGCTGAGCGCCGCCCGCTCCTGCGTTACCCGCTGATGGTGGCGTCGAAAGCGTTCGCCCTGTTGCCGGCGCCGGTGGCCGACGCGTTCCTGGCCGTGGTGGCCCGATTCGTCTACTGGCGCGGTCGCGCCCAGCACCTGAACGTGCTGCAGGATTTCCGCGACAACGTGGACCCGACGGCTCAGTTCTCCACCCGCACATGGCAGCCGGTCCGCGCGATGTACCGGGCACTGGTCCGCAACGCCAACGACGCCATCTGGTTCCTCGCCGCGCCGCACGCCGCAGCGCGGCGGCGCTTCCACATCGCCGACCCGTCACCCATCCATGCCGCGCTCGACGCCGGTCGACCCGCCGGGGTCGGCGCCATCGTCGCCTTCCCGCATCTCGGTTCGTACGCGGCGCTGCCGATCGTGCTTGCGCTCAACGGATTGCCCACCACCGTGGTCGCCAACCGGCAGCGCGCCCTGATGCAGTGGGTGATCACGCGCGGCGCCCAAAAAGCCGGTTTGGAGCTCATCGTCGTCGAACGCACCGCCGGCGTCAGCATCACCTCCGCGATGGCCGATGCCATCAAGCGTGGCCGCATCGTCGCGATCGCCGGCGACTATTTCCGGGCCCGCGAAGGTGCCCGAGAAGGGACGAGCACGGGAATCCAGGTTGATCTGGCGGGCATCAAGCGCCCGATCGGGCCGGGTCCGGCGCTGCTGGCGCTGCGCACCGGCGCGCTGATCGTCCCGGGCGCGGTCTTCCAGCACAAACACCAGCGTGAGCCGGTCTTCGGCCAGCCGATCCCCGCCGAAGTCCCGCTCGGCGGTGACGACCAGAACGTGCGCGACGCGGTGCAGGAGACCTCTCAACGGGTGGCGGACGCGATCGCGGTGTTCATCGAGCGCGAGCCGCAGCAGTGGTTGATGCCCGGCGGACTAGTGTCGGATTCGATCGGGCGCCGCCGCTGA
- the rpsA gene encoding 30S ribosomal protein S1 encodes MPSPTVTSPQVAVNDIGTSEDFLAAIDKTIKYFNDGDIVEGTIVKVDRDEVLLDIGYKTEGVIPARELSIKHDVDPNEVVSVGDEVEALVLTKEDKEGRLILSKKRAQYERAWGTIEELKEKDEAVKGTVIEVVKGGLILDIGLRGFLPASLVEMRRVRDLQPYIGKEIEAKIIELDKNRNNVVLSRRAWLEQTQSEVRSEFLNQLQKGTIRKGVVSSIVNFGAFVDLGGVDGLVHVSELSWKHIDHPSEVVQVGDEVTVEVLDVDMDRERVSLSLKATQEDPWRHFARTHAIGQIVPGKVTKLVPFGAFVRVEEGIEGLVHISELAERHVEVPDQVVAVGDDAMVKVIDIDLERRRISLSLKQANEDYTDEFDPAKYGMADSYDEQGNYIFPEGFDAETNEWMEGFDTQRNEWEARYAEAERRHKMHTAQMEKFAAAEAADHASGGQSSSSSSSSEKSAGGSLASDAQLAALREKLAGSA; translated from the coding sequence ATGCCGAGTCCCACCGTCACCTCGCCGCAAGTAGCCGTCAACGACATTGGCACCAGCGAGGACTTTCTCGCCGCAATAGACAAAACGATCAAGTACTTCAACGATGGCGACATCGTCGAGGGAACCATCGTCAAAGTGGACCGGGACGAGGTGCTCCTCGACATCGGCTACAAGACCGAAGGGGTCATCCCCGCCCGCGAGCTCTCCATCAAGCACGACGTCGACCCCAACGAGGTCGTTTCCGTCGGTGACGAGGTCGAGGCCCTGGTTCTCACCAAAGAGGACAAAGAGGGCCGGCTCATCCTCTCCAAGAAGCGTGCGCAGTACGAGCGCGCCTGGGGCACCATCGAGGAGCTCAAGGAGAAGGACGAGGCCGTCAAGGGCACCGTCATCGAGGTCGTCAAGGGCGGCCTGATCCTCGACATCGGGCTGCGCGGCTTCCTGCCCGCCTCGCTGGTCGAGATGCGCCGCGTCCGCGACCTGCAGCCGTACATCGGCAAGGAGATCGAAGCCAAGATCATCGAGCTGGACAAGAACCGCAACAACGTGGTCCTGTCCCGGCGCGCCTGGCTGGAGCAGACCCAGTCCGAGGTGCGCAGCGAATTCCTCAACCAGCTGCAGAAGGGCACCATCCGCAAGGGTGTGGTCTCCTCGATCGTCAACTTCGGCGCCTTCGTCGACCTCGGCGGGGTGGACGGTCTGGTGCACGTGTCCGAGCTGTCCTGGAAGCACATCGACCACCCGTCCGAGGTGGTGCAGGTAGGCGACGAGGTCACCGTCGAGGTGCTCGACGTCGACATGGACCGCGAGCGGGTTTCGTTGTCGCTCAAGGCGACTCAGGAAGACCCGTGGCGCCACTTCGCCCGTACCCACGCGATCGGGCAGATCGTGCCGGGCAAGGTCACCAAGCTGGTGCCCTTCGGTGCGTTCGTCCGTGTCGAGGAGGGCATCGAGGGTCTGGTGCACATCTCCGAGCTGGCCGAGCGCCACGTCGAGGTGCCCGACCAGGTGGTTGCCGTCGGCGACGACGCGATGGTCAAGGTCATCGACATCGACCTCGAGCGTCGCCGGATCTCGTTGTCGCTCAAGCAGGCCAACGAGGACTACACCGACGAGTTCGACCCGGCCAAGTACGGCATGGCCGACAGCTACGACGAGCAGGGCAACTACATCTTCCCCGAGGGCTTCGACGCCGAAACCAACGAGTGGATGGAAGGTTTCGACACCCAGCGCAACGAGTGGGAGGCCCGCTACGCCGAGGCCGAGCGCCGGCACAAGATGCACACCGCGCAGATGGAGAAGTTCGCTGCGGCGGAGGCGGCGGACCACGCCAGCGGCGGTCAGTCGTCGTCGAGCAGCAGCTCCTCGGAGAAGTCCGCGGGTGGATCGCTGGCCAGCGACGCCCAGCTGGCGGCTCTGCGGGAAAAGCTCGCCGGCAGCGCGTAA
- the coaE gene encoding dephospho-CoA kinase, whose product MLRIGLTGGIGAGKSALSKTFSDCGGIIVDGDVIAREVVEPGTEGLASLVDAFGEDILRPDGALDRPALAAKAFADEEERKKLNGIVHPLVAKRRAEIIDAVAQDSVVVEDIPLLVESGMAPLFPLVVIVHADVELRVRRLVEQRGMAEDDARARIAAQATDDQRRAVADIWLDNSGSQEDLVLRARDVWHNRILPFAHNLTERQPARAEARLTPADPAWPDQARRIVNRLKTAGGHRLVRVDHIGSTAVAELDAKNVIDIQITVPSLDVADELAEPLLAAGYPRLEHITQDAAKTDARSTVPGFDHSDDPALWHKRIHASADPGRPTNVHIRVDGWPNQQFALLFVDWLKANPAVREDYLAVKRAADATGDGNIVRYVSAKEPWFLDAYRRAWEWADATGWKP is encoded by the coding sequence ATGCTGCGCATCGGGCTGACCGGTGGCATCGGCGCCGGGAAATCGGCGTTGTCGAAGACCTTCTCGGATTGCGGTGGAATCATCGTGGACGGGGATGTCATCGCCCGTGAGGTGGTCGAACCAGGGACCGAAGGACTGGCGTCGCTGGTAGACGCCTTCGGCGAAGACATTCTTCGTCCCGACGGTGCCCTGGATCGACCGGCTCTGGCGGCCAAGGCTTTTGCCGATGAGGAAGAGCGCAAGAAGCTCAACGGCATCGTGCATCCGCTGGTTGCCAAGCGCCGCGCCGAGATCATCGACGCCGTCGCGCAGGATTCCGTTGTGGTGGAAGACATTCCGCTGCTGGTTGAATCGGGGATGGCGCCGCTGTTCCCGCTTGTCGTCATCGTGCACGCTGACGTCGAACTGCGGGTGCGGCGGCTGGTCGAACAACGGGGGATGGCCGAGGACGATGCCCGCGCACGCATCGCCGCGCAAGCCACCGACGACCAGCGTCGTGCCGTCGCCGACATCTGGTTGGACAACTCGGGCAGCCAGGAAGACCTGGTGCTTCGTGCCCGCGACGTGTGGCACAACCGCATCCTGCCGTTTGCGCACAACCTGACTGAGCGTCAACCCGCGCGTGCGGAGGCCCGGCTGACCCCGGCCGACCCGGCGTGGCCGGATCAGGCCCGCCGCATCGTCAACCGGTTGAAGACCGCGGGCGGCCACCGACTGGTGCGGGTCGACCACATCGGCTCCACCGCCGTGGCGGAGCTGGACGCCAAGAACGTCATCGACATCCAGATCACCGTGCCATCACTGGATGTCGCCGACGAACTGGCCGAACCACTGCTGGCGGCCGGCTACCCGCGCCTCGAGCACATCACCCAGGATGCCGCCAAGACCGACGCTCGCAGCACGGTCCCCGGCTTCGATCACAGCGATGATCCCGCTTTGTGGCACAAGCGGATTCACGCGTCGGCCGATCCCGGCCGGCCCACCAATGTGCACATCCGGGTGGACGGCTGGCCCAATCAGCAGTTCGCGCTGTTGTTCGTCGATTGGCTGAAGGCGAATCCTGCTGTGCGCGAAGACTATTTGGCGGTCAAGCGGGCGGCCGACGCGACCGGCGACGGCAACATCGTGCGATACGTGAGTGCCAAGGAACCGTGGTTCCTGGATGCCTACCGACGCGCCTGGGAGTGGGCTGACGCGACCGGCTGGAAACCCTAG